The sequence TTTTTTACATAGTATTTTGGATTTTGTTAGGTTTTTTGGTGTTTATGATTCTAATTTGGACGCTTGAATGATTGTTGGAAGAAGTACTACTTTTTAACTGTAGAATTCAAATTCATAAGTTTAATTGAATGAAAACCTTTTAGACTTGTAATTAAGATCTCCCATTCATTATGGAACTTTTAAATACTAGAAGTTGCTGGTTTAGAACTCGATCGGGTAATAATATTGctgtttttccaatttgttccttgttaattttattattgcctTCGCTTCCTGTATTAATTTAGGTATGTATTGTGATTTTATTAGGCATTTTCAGGTTTTGAGGGGTAGTAGTTGGGAGATGGCGAGTAGTGGGTTTGGGGAATCAAGCAGGCCGCCCCAAAGCCCTCAGTTTTCGAGCAACTATAGTAATGGTGATGCTGGCAACTTTGAATGCAATATTTGCTTTGACTTAGCTCAGGATCCTATTGTAACTTTGTGTGGCCATCTTTTTTGTTGGCCTTGTCTTTACAAATGGCTTCATTTTCATTCGCAATCTAAGGAATGTCCAGTTTGTAAAGCTTTGGTGGAAGAGGAGAAGTTGGTTCCTTTATATGGTAGAGGTAAAACATCGACTGACCCTAGATCAAAGTCTATTCCTGGTGTTAATATTCCTAACCGTCCGGCTGGGCAAAGGCCTGAAACAGCTCCTCCACCTGAACCGAATCATTTTGCCCAACATGGGTTTGGTTTCATGGGAGGGTTGGGAGGCTTTGCGCCAATGGCAACTGCTAGGTTTGGAAATTTTACACTGTCTGCAGCTTTTGGTGGTCTCATCCCTTCACTTTTTAACCTTCAAGTGCATGGATTTCCTGATGCGGCCATGTATGGTACGGCTACTGGCTTTCCTTATGGTTTCTCCAATTCATTTCATGGCGGCCATGCACATGGATATCATCAGCACCAAGGGCAAGGACAGCAAGATTATTATCTGAAGAGgctccttttctttattggtTTTTGTGTTCTTCTTGCTCTCATTTGGCAATAGATTAAATCTTTCATCACATCTTACTAATGGATATATAGGGCCTGCCAATTTAATGTCTTTGTAAATCTATTAGtgcgttttttttttttttttatttggtacTGAGTAAATTGTCCATAACATACACAATACTGGTACTCTTGTAGCTTCTCCAAGTCTTCATTAGCTATGTGGAATGCGATTTGCATGTTTTGTTATTGTTGTATTGCAAGTTATCTGGCATTCATGCTTGCAAATGGCTTATTGATTCTAAGTGGCTTGTGGCCTTTAACTGAGACCAGTAATCTTGGTAAGATTGATGGGTCTCTATGATTGATGGATTTGAAGAGGGACTAATCAGATTCTTTGGGAGGCTATGTGCTGTCCTTAAAATGAGTTGCTTTAGtctgattatattttttgtccCAGTGCTTTGGAGTTCGGTGCTTGGGTCAATTCAGTGTTCCAGAATTAGTCAATATATGGTGGCTTCACTCTTCAGAgcaactattttatttatggcCTCTTCACTTGTGAGAGGAACTAGCATATATGTACTGGTGTATGAGAAGGGTTCGGTATGTGTTGaatttttttggattttgtaggttctttttctttctcccgtgttttctaatttttaggGTCCTGTTGAGTTATGACTTAAGAGGGTTATTGAACTGTGCTAAGTAGAGTCGGCTCGTGTGGGCAGATATAAGTACATCGGCTATCTTGAATATCAATATGATTTATAATTACGGGTACATGGGCGGTTTTCTGGGATGTTTTAGATATGTTGACAAGACCAGCCATTTCGGTTTAAATGGCTTATTTGCACGTCCTAGTCCTCTATTATGCTTGATTCTTCGAGATATGTCTGTACTATATCGAGTAGTTGCATATGACCCGGCTTAGATATCAACCTGGGAATGGATATGTACAAGACAGCTCCTGCAAACTCGGAAACAACAAATTTAAGTTTCTATGAAGCCTGAAGCTCTGTATAGAAAATCATAGGCAAGCGCCAGCTGTTTGCCTGCAAGTTGCTTTATATGATAATATTCTGGAAATGGGGTGGTTAAATTAGGCATATACATTTGGGTATGAATATACTTGAGGTGCATTGATGCAAGGAGATTTTGCATACAGGAAGTTCCTTTTTATTTGGGCAGGAGTAGTCCTTAAGGTACTGAATCAAATGCCAATCAGTAGCCACTGGAAGAATTTGGAAGCATAGCATTTCTTGTTCCTTTGCTCCTAGACGTAGTCATCACTTTCTCTAAACGAAGGAcaaaaggaagagaaaattaaagcaTTGTTAACACAACAGATTTGAACGTGGGAATAAGCTTCAACCTCAGAACAAAAATATGCATCTGGTATGTGCTTTTGCTGCTTTATATCGTAATTTAtgggaaagaaagaaatagtgttagaagaggaggagaaagagaattggaaaaaaagaaaaattaaagatgaaaaTTAAGCACCCAAATAATACATTTTTAGaagaattaaagaatatatattgttAACTTAGAAAgtgtgaaaaaaataaaatatttttgcgAGTAAAAGGAGCTAAATTGACCAAATCAGAAAATATTGTGTTAAAAAAGGCGTGGCAGAAAGTTTAGGGGCAAATTGGCAGTTAAGCCGAGGGTTATAATTTCCCGGATTGTTTGAGGATAGCTTGAGCATAAATTAGTGCATCGCCTCCTCCTTTTTCCGCAAAGACACGTGGTCCTAAATTGGGTGTTCAGCTGAACAATCAATTGAGTATTTTTTTCAATGGTATGATCCATCATTTAAGAGATACTTGTTGATTGTGGCCCCTTAATGCCACAGAACTCTCTTTTCTATCACATGGGTTGCCAGATTATAGGTAACATGCATTTCTCGCTGTGAAGCTTTTGTGCTTTTTCCATTTCTTGTCACCCTCCCTACTTTCCTATTCATTACGACTTTGTCCTTCTACACTTGTGCAATTAAATATAACTTAACCAATATATGTACATACGTATACATGATTGGGGTGAAGCATTTTCAGCCAGTAAATTCTCTACGTGCACTCTAGTGTAATCTTCCGTATTTAAGCTTGAAAACAACATCAGCCAATGGAATAGGTTCTTCCAGTACCCTGCTGATcaaaatgctaaaaaaatgGGGATCTTTCTCAATTGAATGTGGATATTTCTTTCCACTTTCCACTTTAGACCCGCCATGAGAGACTTTCTTATTTCTTGGGAGCTGAACTATCATGTTATTGGGTGGAGATATTTGCTGGTTTGTTGAGGATGTGGGGCGCACGGTTGCCCCTCCATAGTGTAAGCAGCTATTACAGTTTGTGCATACGATGGTCTCTTACATGTATATGTCTGTCAGCCATTCCGGTTACCGGTAATCAAGTGAACGtttatagtttagtaaatcaCCATTTTAACTCTCTCAACAATCCCATTCCACATccactttaaaattttaaaaaataaaaaagtatatgaAAATTGCGACTGGATTAGTTTGCCCAAAAAATCCACCCAGTCAAATGTTTTTATGTTTCAGAAAGCAAAAACTCCATATATTCAAccaatttttgtaatttattaaaagtaaaatctcATTTGTAAATGTGTTTCCTCGATTTAAAAAAAGCACTATGAGTTGCactatttttcaattgaaGGAGCTTATAGACACAATATTtccttttatctttaaataatcgacttatatttttctaatattgtctttttatggtatatttttttgaataaatgataatattagaTGTTTTCCTCGTGTTTCTAATATCATTTAATTGCCGTTTTATTGTCCATTTCATGCTAACTGgaaaaaagagtaaaagattactaagaaattatatggttaaataatttttctgatcAATAAAGACAATTAGATATCGGATAAGAACATCTACTCAGAAAGATGACCAAATATTAGACAAGAACATCTATTATTAGATCATATGTCTTCTTACTTAAATAACCATTTTTAGTTATTGACGAATAACGATGATGgttatttaacttattttattttattttattattatcgttGAAATTATAGTCATTGTAATAAATATTGGCCGATAATATCTcttaaagattaaaattgaaaataatatcttactaaaattgaaagaattaaaaagtgtgctaatttagaaaaatttgtatttagtaGATACTTTTGGAAATATGAAcatgttttctttaattggtATATGCATTATTTTGGTGAATTCATGAAATCACTCAGATTGATATATCTTATTTGTGTTATTTGGTGGATATTACATTGGGAAGGAAGGATCAAACGAAGAGTGTGCGTTGTTTGAGTAGATATATTTGATTGGGTGTTGTGAGGGAACCGAttgttatttttgtatttcatATGGTTGCTTAAATAATGTACAACAATATAAAGTCATGTTTAATAGTAAGAAGCATATGTATTATTGTTTTGAAACTCTTTTAACATACTTTTGGCATGGTCATAAACATCCAACTTGCACtctttataattgaaatattaatcgattattaaattctttatctttatctcacgaatcacataaaatataaataataataataatgatttctcggatttagatttttatatataatgtttcaagtaaattaatttcaattcatttttcttattattattatatagcaCGCCATTAAATTGACTTGTATTTGTGCAAATTCTTTTACGCATGGAGCAAATATATTGATTGAAAATAGAGCCACTTGTATTAGGATTTGAAATTTCAGAAAGTTCCAAGCAAATGTAGGGACACTGAAGACATTCCTGAAAAGCATAATTTGAAAAGCACGCAATTCACACTGTTCAAACTAGATCAGACAATTTGTGGACCAAGCGATTAGAAGGTGAAGATTCGCTATGTGCAATGGCCTGGTTGCTTAATTATGCAAATTGTTATATATACTTAACTACTTCTCAACAGAAGGTTtcaaattggaaatttttatATGGTCAATTTACAGGAGtgatataatttctttattaacaCTTCTCTTGCTTTCAAACattctaattattatattttaataaaaataaaatagctaTACTCCTCTACTAATAATAGAGTGGAACCACACTTGGAATATTACAAAGCGTTTACTTGTTTAGGGCAGTACGAGACATTAGTCAAAACAAACCTAATATTACAGGTTTGACCCGATGCAAGGTACATTGTACGTAGTGACCACCGACATGGAAGCAGATGGATTCTGGGTTTTAATTCTTAAACCAATGTCAAGGTTTACCACGTGCTGCCAATTTAATGAGTCTTTTATTACCCACATGAGTTTGGAATTGGGTGACGGCCGGATAATCTCGTTCACTTTCACTGCTGTTAAAATACCACAACATGCAACTGACAACTGTACGATGAAATGATAACTTGATGAATTAAAATTACGTATGGGTTTTGGCTAATCCCATAATCGCCATTAAGGCACCTAGGAATAGGATTACATGTTTGTGTTCATGGGTCTTTACTTGCTTTGAATTGAAATTCATTTATAGGAGGAAGTTAATGAGTTTTCTGACTGCGCTGGTGCTCAAGTATGGTAGTAATTAATGGCCTATTTGACTGTAAATGCATCTGCGGATTATAATTGGCAATGGCTTTTTGCCTGCTTGTCGTGCCCACGTCACACGTGGTCATGCAATATGAGAtccatcatcttcttcttccgAGTTCCAACGCTTTGGCTGTTTGGGAGTAGTAGTGGAACATGTGAATGTACCACTTCGACCTGCTTTCTTGAGCAACTATTCTTGCTGATTAATGATTTTTAGTTTgaatcttcttcatttttcaaCTACTGTTGAGCTTCTGTGGTTATTTGACTTGTCGAGCAGTGTCTAAAATTACAGCGGGGGAAGTcacaaaatttcatttaaaggAAACTGTTACCATAGCTTCTTCATACAAAGAGCCAAAGataacttaagaaaacaataataatcgtttaataaaatataagatacaTTCACtctcttatatttaatatttgataaattaatagatttttaaagAAACTAAATGTTTTTCTCgttgaaaatcaataattttattatttaataataaataataaaatctaagaaattctttgtaattactaattattataaaaatatttagaacaGATACActaattatcttctttttttttctttacttgttATTTATGACTGGGtgtaaatttaaaactaaaaattcactgcacttaaaattaaagaatacaTAGAAAATCATTCTTTTTTACCTAAgcatggaaagaaaaaaaaaggtaaaaattgtattccttataaaaaaaaagtaataaattatgattttctcTGACGTTGCGTATtggattgaattttttttttaattatataagagTATGTATATGAGAtgataataacataaaaaaaaaaatattatatttaaattcaatagactctttatattttatttttttatcttacttttatttcataattattagaGTATTTCCAATtgtaccttttattttaaagagcataatttctataataaatagcatcttaagaaatatttatatataaaaagtaacatatttttatttaagtctaacagactctttatattttattttgtatattacttttatttccataagtattaatagttttaatttttgttaatctttaccattaaaaaataataataaatatcaattaaatcaaatgtaTAGAAACTtataatgtatttattaaatatagagtAAAAAGTGAAGTTTGGCTCTTCATATGTAGAGAGTTAAATTGactctctattttatatttaaaaaataaagagtgcATGAATAATGTTATAAGAGtcttgaatatttatttaattattaatttaatcatttgatttggaaaagaaaataagattataatcacatttttttaatatttatttaattattgaaaactTCTCATTAGTGTTTATCCCGTCATTTATAGTTACATCCAATGAGTTCAGGTGATGATGGTATATATTCtctttaaaaatcaattaacgTTGAGGAATAGTAGAAGGCAGATGTCATTTATCTATAGCATTGCTTAATTATAATTCTCAGATTAGagtgattttattaattaaatgtgAATGTACGTAGATGGGAAGCTTTTGAAAGTGATGGGCTAAGGTATGCTGAGGGAGGGCAAGAGACAGAGAGGTAGATCATCATGgttacatatatacatatatatggcGAGAACTCCTTTTGACATGGGTTATGGCTggctattaattaataaggaAGCTCCTCCTACAGTTATTCTTTAATGGGATTCAATGCTTCTAGTCTCTAAATTGTACGTCTCTTCCTCATATATGGCATTTAACCTACTGTGGGTGTATTTCAGTCCAAATATACAAACTGTTGGATTAACtattatgattatgagaaacAACTGCGGTCGTATGACCTTTAAACTACTTTTAACAAGGCTTTGGTTGAATTTTGATACAATGCTTCCACTCTCGTCAATCCTTATTGGCATTATTAACAGTTATGGTTTAGGCAATTTTCTGTGCTAATCTCACAGCCAATTACACAGGAGATGTTTAATGtgcttcatttttttttgtacgatggagaaattctttttcgtaattgattttctatcgtgcattatttttattattgtaaattTGAATCTAACTGAAATTCGTAAAATGATTTCATTTTACCACTATAGTAAAACACCAATTTACGTGAAATCTACTCCAAATTTTAGGATTTATCTTATt is a genomic window of Ricinus communis isolate WT05 ecotype wild-type chromosome 2, ASM1957865v1, whole genome shotgun sequence containing:
- the LOC8260936 gene encoding E3 ubiquitin-protein ligase RNF185; its protein translation is MASSGFGESSRPPQSPQFSSNYSNGDAGNFECNICFDLAQDPIVTLCGHLFCWPCLYKWLHFHSQSKECPVCKALVEEEKLVPLYGRGKTSTDPRSKSIPGVNIPNRPAGQRPETAPPPEPNHFAQHGFGFMGGLGGFAPMATARFGNFTLSAAFGGLIPSLFNLQVHGFPDAAMYGTATGFPYGFSNSFHGGHAHGYHQHQGQGQQDYYLKRLLFFIGFCVLLALIWQ